One stretch of Streptomyces sp. NBC_00443 DNA includes these proteins:
- a CDS encoding MarR family winged helix-turn-helix transcriptional regulator, whose translation MQNSEAMALSATLLAVAGELTQRIHDGVVARGFEGLRPAHGFAFARLAPDGATATDLAGHLGVTKQAASQLVDEIVRKGYAERRPHPDDARARLVVLTERGWACTRAAEEAASDAVRAWVGVLGESEVQALLRQLVRIAPHGPIRPTW comes from the coding sequence GTGCAGAACTCCGAAGCCATGGCCCTGTCCGCCACCCTGCTCGCCGTCGCCGGTGAGCTCACGCAGCGCATCCATGACGGCGTGGTCGCCCGGGGCTTCGAAGGGCTGCGGCCCGCGCACGGATTCGCGTTCGCGCGGCTCGCCCCGGACGGTGCGACGGCCACCGACCTCGCCGGTCACCTCGGCGTGACCAAGCAGGCGGCGAGTCAGCTGGTCGACGAGATCGTGCGCAAGGGGTACGCCGAGCGCCGGCCGCATCCCGATGACGCGCGCGCCCGGCTGGTCGTGCTGACCGAACGGGGGTGGGCCTGCACCCGTGCGGCCGAGGAGGCGGCCTCGGATGCCGTCCGGGCTTGGGTCGGCGTGCTCGGTGAGAGCGAAGTGCAGGCGCTGCTCCGGCAGTTGGTGCGCATCGCACCCCATGGCCCCATCAGGCCCACTTGGTGA
- a CDS encoding esterase/lipase family protein: MLPWKRVLRPLAALLLTAAVAVVPATTAQAAEAAATTHSGWNDYSCKPSAAHPRPVVLVHGTFANSVDNWLGLAPYLTNRGYCVFSLDYGQLPGVPFFHALGPIDKSAEQLSAHVDTVLAATGAAEADLVGHSQGGMMPRYYVKFLGGAAKVNALVGIAPNNHGTTLGGLANLLPYFPGAQDLLSTATPALAQQMAGSAFMTKLNEGGDTVPGVRYTVIATKYDEVVTPYRTQFLTGPGVNNVLIQDRCAVDLSEHALLGLTDRIAFHEVVNALDPARATPTTCASVIG, from the coding sequence ATGCTGCCCTGGAAACGAGTGCTCAGACCCCTGGCCGCGCTGCTGCTGACCGCCGCGGTCGCCGTCGTCCCCGCCACCACGGCCCAGGCGGCCGAAGCGGCGGCGACCACGCACAGTGGCTGGAACGACTACTCCTGCAAGCCCTCCGCCGCCCATCCCCGCCCCGTCGTCCTCGTGCACGGCACCTTCGCGAACTCCGTGGACAACTGGCTGGGCCTCGCGCCCTACCTGACGAACCGCGGCTACTGCGTCTTCTCCCTCGACTACGGCCAGCTGCCCGGCGTGCCGTTCTTCCACGCCCTGGGACCCATCGACAAGTCGGCGGAGCAACTGTCCGCCCATGTGGACACGGTGCTCGCCGCCACCGGCGCCGCCGAGGCCGACCTCGTCGGCCACTCGCAGGGCGGCATGATGCCCCGCTACTACGTCAAGTTCCTCGGCGGTGCCGCCAAGGTGAACGCCCTCGTCGGCATCGCGCCCAACAACCACGGCACCACGCTCGGAGGGCTCGCCAACCTGCTGCCGTACTTCCCCGGCGCTCAGGACCTGCTCAGCACCGCCACTCCCGCCCTGGCCCAGCAGATGGCCGGATCCGCCTTCATGACCAAGCTCAACGAGGGCGGCGACACCGTTCCCGGCGTCCGCTACACGGTCATCGCCACCAAGTACGACGAGGTGGTCACGCCGTACCGGACCCAGTTCCTGACCGGCCCCGGCGTGAACAACGTCCTGATCCAGGACCGGTGCGCGGTCGACCTGTCCGAGCACGCGCTCCTCGGGCTGACCGACCGGATCGCCTTCCACGAGGTGGTCAACGCGCTCGACCCGGCCCGTGCCACGCCCACCACCTGTGCGTCCGTGATCGGCTGA
- a CDS encoding lytic polysaccharide monooxygenase auxiliary activity family 9 protein, which translates to MPARRKAATVAALGLTPLALTALATAPASAHGSMGDPVSRVSQCYAEGPESPTSDACKAAVAAGGTQALYDWNGIRIGNADGRHQELIPDGKLCSANSEAFKGLDLARTDWPATSVSSGSYTFKYRVTAPHKGTFKVYITKQGYDPSKPLAWDDLDLANPVATSTDPAASGGFYTFSGALPQRSGKQLLYAVWQRSDSPEAFYSCSDVTFGGASGGGSGSGDGGAGTDNSGGGNDSTGGEAAPAPSASAPSEEQIEDGADKSTIEHNGHGDQDAGTSAEPVAAAADEQSAPANRPKAAGATENLAETGGDSSTAYLAMGGAATLALGSAVLFASVRRRAAGARHGR; encoded by the coding sequence ATGCCCGCACGCCGCAAGGCCGCCACCGTCGCCGCCCTGGGCCTGACCCCGCTCGCCCTCACCGCCCTGGCCACCGCGCCCGCGTCGGCGCACGGCTCGATGGGCGACCCGGTCAGCCGGGTCTCGCAGTGTTACGCGGAGGGCCCCGAGAGCCCGACGTCCGACGCGTGCAAGGCGGCGGTCGCTGCGGGCGGTACGCAGGCCCTCTACGACTGGAACGGCATACGCATCGGCAACGCGGACGGCCGGCACCAGGAGCTGATCCCGGACGGCAAGCTGTGCAGCGCGAACAGCGAGGCGTTCAAGGGCCTCGACCTGGCTCGCACCGACTGGCCGGCGACGAGCGTGAGCAGCGGGTCGTACACGTTCAAGTACCGCGTGACCGCACCGCACAAGGGCACCTTCAAGGTCTACATCACGAAGCAGGGGTACGACCCGTCGAAGCCGCTGGCCTGGGACGACCTGGACCTGGCGAACCCGGTGGCGACGTCCACCGACCCGGCGGCCTCGGGCGGCTTCTACACCTTCTCCGGCGCCCTGCCGCAGCGCTCCGGCAAGCAGCTGCTGTACGCGGTCTGGCAGCGCTCGGACAGCCCGGAGGCGTTCTACTCCTGCTCGGACGTCACTTTCGGCGGCGCGAGCGGGGGCGGTTCGGGCAGCGGCGACGGTGGCGCCGGCACCGACAACTCGGGCGGCGGCAACGACAGCACCGGCGGCGAGGCCGCGCCCGCACCGAGCGCCTCCGCGCCCTCCGAGGAGCAGATCGAGGACGGTGCCGACAAGTCGACGATCGAGCACAACGGCCACGGTGACCAGGACGCCGGCACCTCGGCGGAGCCGGTCGCGGCGGCCGCGGACGAACAGTCCGCACCGGCCAACCGGCCGAAGGCCGCCGGCGCGACCGAGAACCTCGCCGAGACCGGCGGGGACAGCAGCACGGCGTATCTCGCGATGGGCGGTGCGGCGACCCTCGCGCTCGGCTCGGCGGTCCTGTTCGCGTCGGTGCGCCGCCGCGCGGCCGGCGCTCGCCACGGCCGCTGA
- a CDS encoding GNAT family N-acetyltransferase, which yields MTVSVRDLRPEVPADVEGFVGVWHRALPYLVVTPEAVVHGATRAHPDAHARPLLAEENGEIIGTAQVGIAHDSPEPGQGFVNVYVHPERTRRGAGALLLRTAEEHLAAVGATTLFAWVLDEPDNRAFAERHGYRASRSAHFLRLDLANGTLPPLQALPPGVELRTAADFADDPRPLFELDAETTLDEPGDVEAEFTDYEAWLEETWRHPLNSHELTSVVLVDSRPAAFSAARTDGATRYGTTMTGSARAFRGRGLAKLAKNDSLHRARAAGYTEAFTGNDAGNGPMLAINKWFGYEVCATEVRHVRELG from the coding sequence ATGACCGTCTCCGTCCGCGATCTGCGTCCTGAAGTCCCGGCCGATGTCGAGGGATTCGTCGGCGTCTGGCACCGCGCTCTCCCGTATCTCGTGGTCACCCCGGAGGCCGTCGTCCACGGTGCCACCCGTGCCCACCCCGACGCGCATGCCCGGCCTCTCCTCGCCGAGGAGAACGGCGAGATCATCGGTACGGCCCAGGTCGGCATCGCCCACGACAGCCCGGAGCCCGGGCAGGGCTTCGTCAACGTGTACGTGCACCCGGAGCGCACGCGCCGCGGCGCCGGCGCGCTCCTGCTCCGCACCGCCGAGGAACACCTGGCCGCCGTGGGCGCGACCACGCTGTTCGCCTGGGTGCTAGACGAGCCGGACAACCGCGCCTTCGCCGAACGGCACGGCTATCGCGCGAGCCGCTCCGCGCACTTCCTGCGCCTCGACCTGGCGAACGGCACGCTGCCGCCGCTGCAGGCGCTCCCGCCCGGTGTGGAACTGCGCACGGCCGCCGACTTCGCGGACGATCCCCGCCCGCTGTTCGAACTGGACGCGGAGACGACGCTGGACGAACCCGGTGACGTCGAGGCCGAGTTCACGGACTACGAGGCCTGGCTGGAGGAGACCTGGCGGCACCCGCTGAACAGCCACGAGCTGACCTCGGTGGTCCTCGTGGACAGCCGCCCCGCCGCCTTCAGCGCCGCCCGCACGGACGGCGCCACCCGCTACGGCACCACCATGACCGGCAGCGCCCGCGCCTTCCGCGGCCGCGGCCTGGCCAAGCTGGCCAAGAACGACTCGCTGCATCGCGCCCGCGCCGCCGGGTACACGGAGGCGTTCACGGGCAACGACGCCGGCAACGGCCCGATGCTCGCGATCAACAAGTGGTTCGGCTACGAGGTCTGCGCGACGGAGGTGCGCCATGTCCGTGAACTCGGCTGA
- a CDS encoding DUF402 domain-containing protein, with product MSVNSAEQGRPLDVVLVKGGRTKIRYEAELVADDGTRITVRAPWSGDGVRDFGFVRFQPGDVFTEYYWRDRWYAVKEVRDASGALKGWYCDVTRPATLSGTELVVEDLDLDLWRSADGTDVRRLDEDEFAESGLAVTDPEAAAAAVAALDELEAFATVEGGLESLLV from the coding sequence ATGTCCGTGAACTCGGCTGAGCAGGGACGCCCGCTGGACGTGGTCCTCGTCAAGGGCGGCCGTACGAAGATCCGTTACGAGGCCGAGCTGGTCGCCGACGACGGCACCCGGATCACCGTCCGGGCCCCCTGGTCCGGCGACGGGGTCCGCGACTTCGGATTCGTCCGCTTCCAACCGGGCGACGTCTTCACGGAGTACTACTGGCGCGACCGCTGGTACGCCGTGAAGGAGGTCCGGGACGCCTCGGGTGCCCTCAAGGGCTGGTACTGCGACGTCACCCGCCCGGCCACGCTGTCCGGCACCGAGCTGGTCGTCGAGGACCTCGACCTGGACCTGTGGCGCTCCGCGGACGGCACGGACGTACGCCGCCTGGACGAGGACGAGTTCGCCGAGAGCGGTCTGGCGGTGACGGACCCCGAGGCGGCAGCGGCGGCCGTGGCGGCCCTGGACGAGCTGGAGGCGTTCGCCACCGTCGAGGGCGGTCTGGAGTCCCTGCTGGTCTAG
- a CDS encoding DUF72 domain-containing protein, with the protein MTLFLGTSGWQYRDWRGGLYPADVPMRLWLEEYTRHFATVEINNAFYRLPTRENFEAWRDRVPGDFVVGVKASRYLTHIKRLKDPEEPVHRLMSHAAGLGDRLGPVLLQLPPTLRADPGLLDACLACFPSGTRIAVEPRHESWWVSGTRKVLESRGAALCWADVQARPVTPLWRTTDWGYVRFHEGRAHPWPRYGRRSLETWVDRIATTWSDAEDMYAYFNNDPGGAAVADAVAFGRAATRAGLTVTRTPEFAARR; encoded by the coding sequence ATGACCCTGTTCCTCGGGACGTCGGGGTGGCAGTACCGGGACTGGCGGGGTGGCCTCTATCCCGCCGATGTGCCCATGCGGCTGTGGCTGGAGGAGTACACGCGGCACTTCGCCACGGTGGAGATCAACAACGCCTTCTACCGGCTGCCCACGCGGGAGAACTTCGAGGCCTGGCGTGACCGGGTGCCGGGGGACTTCGTGGTCGGGGTGAAGGCGAGCCGCTACCTCACCCACATCAAGCGCCTCAAGGACCCCGAGGAGCCGGTCCACCGTCTGATGTCCCATGCGGCGGGCCTGGGTGACCGCCTGGGACCGGTCCTCCTCCAGCTCCCGCCGACCCTGCGCGCCGACCCCGGCCTCCTCGACGCCTGCCTGGCCTGCTTCCCGTCCGGGACGCGGATCGCGGTCGAGCCCCGCCACGAGTCCTGGTGGGTGTCCGGCACCCGCAAGGTGCTGGAGTCCCGGGGTGCCGCCCTGTGCTGGGCCGATGTGCAGGCCCGCCCGGTGACGCCCCTGTGGCGCACCACTGACTGGGGCTACGTCCGCTTCCACGAGGGCCGCGCCCACCCCTGGCCCCGCTACGGCCGGCGCTCCCTGGAGACCTGGGTCGACCGCATCGCGACCACCTGGTCCGACGCCGAGGACATGTACGCGTACTTCAACAACGACCCCGGCGGGGCGGCGGTGGCGGACGCGGTGGCCTTCGGGCGGGCGGCGACGCGGGCGGGCCTGACGGTGACGCGAACGCCGGAGTTCGCGGCCCGGCGCTGA
- a CDS encoding cupin domain-containing protein, protein MPVIRASEAVTHEIHGARFVSYATPDSGSKELCAWRGEIPAGTKAPAHTVNREEILHLLDGELLVTLDDRTDRIAAGDTLIINPGATLTVENPTERTAVTWVTTSIGLTAELADGTRITPPWAN, encoded by the coding sequence ATGCCTGTGATCCGCGCGTCCGAAGCCGTCACCCACGAAATCCACGGCGCCCGCTTCGTCTCGTACGCCACCCCCGACAGCGGCAGCAAGGAGCTGTGCGCCTGGCGCGGCGAGATCCCGGCCGGGACCAAAGCCCCCGCGCATACCGTCAACCGGGAGGAGATCCTCCATCTGCTCGACGGCGAGCTGCTGGTCACGCTCGACGACCGTACGGACCGGATCGCGGCGGGCGACACCCTGATCATCAACCCGGGTGCGACGCTGACCGTCGAGAACCCGACCGAGCGGACCGCCGTCACCTGGGTCACCACCTCCATCGGCCTGACGGCGGAGCTGGCCGACGGCACGCGCATCACGCCGCCCTGGGCCAACTGA
- a CDS encoding DUF3533 domain-containing protein, producing the protein MTQTPGADTSRSPFLTEVKDAVTPRATLLVTGVVGLALLFIASYVGALHDPKPKNVPLGVVAPEVAAQQTADRLGNLPGDPLDPRVVADAATARKQILNREIDGALLIDPNGTTDTLLVATGGGRVLAATLESLVAALERTEARTLRTIDVAPADRHDANGLTSFYATVGSCVGGYLCASIMTISSGAGRPTPRRSAIRLMAMALVAIVGGLGGALIIGPILGALPGSLAALWGVGALTVFAVGAATLAFQAIFGMAGIGLAILIVVILGNPSAGGALPLPLLPPFWKEIGPALPPGAGTWATRSIAYFNGNDMTGSLLVLSAWAAAGIAITLLAAKLRTGSTKTP; encoded by the coding sequence ATGACGCAGACGCCCGGCGCCGACACCTCCCGCAGCCCCTTCCTCACCGAGGTGAAGGACGCCGTCACCCCGCGGGCCACGCTGCTCGTGACCGGCGTCGTCGGCCTCGCCCTGCTCTTCATCGCCTCCTACGTGGGCGCGCTCCACGACCCGAAACCCAAGAACGTGCCGCTGGGAGTCGTGGCGCCCGAGGTCGCCGCCCAGCAGACGGCGGACCGGCTGGGCAACCTGCCCGGCGACCCCCTGGACCCGCGTGTGGTGGCCGATGCGGCGACGGCAAGGAAGCAGATCCTGAACCGCGAGATCGACGGCGCCCTGCTGATCGACCCGAACGGCACCACCGACACCCTCCTGGTCGCCACCGGAGGCGGAAGGGTGCTGGCCGCCACCCTGGAGTCCCTGGTCGCCGCCCTGGAGAGAACCGAGGCACGCACCCTGCGCACCATCGACGTGGCCCCGGCCGACCGGCACGACGCCAACGGGCTCACGTCCTTCTACGCCACCGTGGGCTCGTGCGTGGGCGGCTACCTCTGCGCGTCGATCATGACGATCAGCTCGGGCGCCGGCCGGCCCACCCCGAGGCGCTCGGCGATCCGCCTCATGGCCATGGCTCTCGTAGCGATCGTCGGCGGCCTGGGCGGCGCCCTGATCATCGGCCCCATCCTGGGCGCACTACCGGGCAGCCTCGCCGCCCTGTGGGGCGTCGGCGCCCTGACCGTCTTCGCGGTGGGCGCGGCCACCCTCGCCTTCCAGGCCATCTTCGGCATGGCCGGCATCGGCCTGGCCATCCTGATCGTGGTGATCCTGGGCAACCCGAGCGCAGGCGGCGCCCTCCCGCTCCCGCTGCTCCCACCGTTCTGGAAGGAGATCGGCCCGGCCCTGCCCCCGGGCGCAGGCACCTGGGCCACCCGCTCGATCGCCTACTTCAACGGCAACGACATGACCGGCTCCCTGCTGGTCCTCTCGGCATGGGCAGCAGCAGGGATCGCGATCACGCTACTGGCGGCGAAACTACGAACAGGCAGCACCAAAACGCCGTAG
- a CDS encoding class I SAM-dependent methyltransferase: MTNGEQAVTGQAVDWDAAAASFDDEPDHGLRDAQVRQAWSSRLRSWLPERASDVLDLGCGTGSLSLLAAEQGHRVTGVDRSPAMVDLARAKLAGRDAVFLVGDAAAPPVGEERFDVVLVRHVLWALPDPGRVLRHWRGLLRPGGRFVLVEGVWGTVDAAGIPADRLTGLLAPHVGHVRVERLSDDEPLWGKAVADERYAVVAKL, translated from the coding sequence ATGACGAACGGTGAACAGGCCGTCACAGGGCAGGCCGTGGACTGGGACGCGGCCGCCGCCTCCTTCGACGACGAGCCGGACCACGGCCTGCGCGACGCCCAGGTGCGCCAGGCCTGGTCTTCCCGGCTGCGCTCCTGGCTGCCCGAGCGCGCGTCCGACGTCCTCGACCTCGGCTGCGGCACCGGAAGCCTGTCGCTCCTCGCCGCCGAGCAGGGACACCGGGTCACAGGAGTGGACCGGTCCCCGGCGATGGTGGACCTGGCCCGCGCCAAGCTGGCCGGGCGTGACGCGGTGTTCCTCGTAGGTGACGCGGCGGCGCCCCCGGTGGGGGAGGAGCGGTTCGACGTCGTGCTCGTACGGCACGTCCTGTGGGCGCTGCCCGACCCGGGCCGGGTGCTGCGGCACTGGCGCGGGCTGCTGCGCCCGGGAGGACGGTTCGTGCTGGTCGAGGGCGTGTGGGGGACGGTCGACGCCGCCGGCATCCCGGCGGACCGGCTCACCGGGCTGCTCGCCCCGCACGTCGGGCACGTGCGCGTGGAGCGCCTGTCGGACGACGAACCGCTGTGGGGGAAGGCCGTGGCCGACGAGCGGTACGCCGTGGTGGCGAAGCTCTAG
- a CDS encoding GntR family transcriptional regulator, with protein sequence MTLKIHIDDSAAPYEQVRAQISEQARSGVLPVGYRLPTVRGLAESLGLAANTVAKAYRALESDGVIETRGRNGTFVAAAGSAAERELASAAQTYVERARRLGLTEADALAAVRDALRAAYRG encoded by the coding sequence GTGACATTGAAGATCCACATCGACGACAGTGCCGCGCCGTACGAGCAGGTGCGGGCGCAGATCTCGGAGCAGGCGCGCTCGGGGGTGCTGCCGGTGGGGTACCGGCTGCCTACCGTGCGGGGGCTGGCGGAGTCGCTGGGCCTGGCGGCCAACACGGTCGCCAAGGCCTACCGCGCGCTGGAGAGCGACGGGGTGATCGAGACGCGCGGGCGTAACGGCACGTTCGTGGCCGCGGCGGGCTCCGCGGCGGAACGGGAGCTCGCGTCGGCCGCCCAGACGTACGTCGAGCGTGCTCGTCGGCTGGGGCTGACGGAGGCGGATGCGCTGGCCGCGGTGCGGGATGCCCTGCGGGCGGCCTACCGGGGCTGA
- a CDS encoding DUF5925 domain-containing protein, protein MSANPHDALPIRLNVDDSDSPSDVVDALFLGRFATGEQPYSHAANIDRVRSGVTLLPPGARVLRTARDDDRSATLAEGDGWTVLISRWNRGADVTVTATSEELAERVLGEATDGAADEPEPQPENVTMGFWYVSPRRGPYRTTRQISAGTWDEVRANYTAPVADAMDRLMKTTPEDIAGRLLLLHGPPGTGKTSALRTLARSWRDWCQVDCVLDPERLFSDVGYLMDIAIGEDDSTGKGRWRLLLLEDCDELIRGEAKHTAGQALSRLLNLTDGLLGQGRNVLVGVTTNEDLERLHPAVVRPGRCLARIEVGPLTRREATTWLGAEEGVGREGATLAELYALKRGTSPTSLPDPRDGADAGLYL, encoded by the coding sequence ATGTCTGCGAACCCACACGACGCTCTGCCGATCCGGCTCAACGTCGACGACAGCGACTCGCCGTCCGACGTCGTCGACGCGCTGTTCCTCGGCCGCTTCGCGACGGGCGAGCAGCCGTACTCGCACGCGGCGAACATCGACCGCGTACGGTCCGGTGTGACGCTCCTGCCGCCGGGCGCCCGCGTGCTGCGCACCGCCCGCGACGACGACCGCAGCGCGACGCTGGCGGAGGGCGACGGCTGGACCGTGCTGATCTCCCGCTGGAACCGGGGCGCCGACGTCACGGTGACGGCGACCAGCGAGGAACTGGCGGAGCGCGTCCTGGGCGAGGCGACGGACGGCGCGGCGGACGAGCCCGAACCGCAGCCGGAGAACGTCACCATGGGCTTCTGGTACGTCTCCCCCAGGCGCGGCCCTTACCGCACGACCCGGCAGATCTCCGCGGGCACCTGGGACGAGGTGCGCGCCAACTACACCGCGCCGGTGGCGGACGCGATGGACCGCCTGATGAAGACGACCCCGGAGGACATCGCGGGCCGGCTGCTCCTGCTGCACGGCCCGCCGGGCACGGGCAAGACGTCGGCGCTGCGGACGCTGGCCCGCTCCTGGCGGGACTGGTGCCAGGTGGACTGCGTCCTGGACCCGGAGCGGCTCTTCAGCGACGTCGGCTATCTGATGGACATCGCGATCGGCGAGGACGACTCGACGGGCAAGGGCCGCTGGCGGCTGCTGCTCCTGGAGGACTGCGACGAGCTGATCCGCGGCGAGGCGAAGCACACGGCGGGCCAGGCGCTGTCGCGGCTGCTGAACCTGACGGACGGCCTGCTCGGCCAGGGCCGCAACGTCCTGGTCGGCGTCACCACCAACGAGGACCTGGAGCGCCTCCACCCAGCCGTCGTCCGCCCGGGCCGCTGTCTGGCCCGCATCGAGGTGGGTCCGCTGACCCGCCGGGAGGCGACCACCTGGCTGGGCGCGGAGGAGGGCGTCGGCCGTGAGGGCGCCACACTGGCGGAGCTGTACGCACTGAAGCGGGGCACGTCCCCGACGTCGCTGCCGGACCCGCGGGACGGGGCGGACGCGGGGCTGTACCTCTAG
- a CDS encoding DNA polymerase Y family protein, whose translation MTILCVRFQLPPAGEAALPGLLGLLEDFTPVVQALPPDGALADLRGAERYFGRDAVELASVIRVRALAHHGVDCVIGAGPGPMLARVALGDARPGVTCAVPEEPDAVTEFLADKPVAALPGVGAAIARTLCEYGLDTLGLVAAAPLSTLQRLIGAKAGRELREKAGGIDRGRVVPNAVSRSLATERPFTRDELDPGRHRRALLSAAEELGSRLRALDKVCRTLTLTVRYADRSSTTRSRTLKEPTAHSPALTRAAYDMYEALGLQRARVRALALRAEGLDPAEQASYQLTFDPLDEKARRIEEVADRARAKFGPHAVMPGSLAA comes from the coding sequence ATGACCATCCTCTGCGTACGTTTCCAGCTGCCGCCGGCGGGCGAGGCGGCCCTGCCCGGGCTGCTCGGACTGCTGGAGGACTTCACCCCGGTCGTCCAGGCGCTGCCACCGGACGGAGCACTGGCCGATCTGCGGGGCGCCGAGCGGTACTTCGGGCGCGACGCGGTCGAACTGGCGTCGGTGATCCGGGTGCGCGCCCTCGCCCACCACGGGGTCGACTGCGTGATCGGCGCCGGGCCCGGCCCGATGCTGGCCCGCGTGGCACTGGGGGACGCCCGGCCCGGGGTGACGTGTGCCGTTCCCGAGGAGCCGGACGCCGTCACGGAATTCCTCGCCGACAAGCCCGTCGCGGCGCTGCCCGGCGTCGGCGCCGCGATCGCCCGCACCCTGTGCGAGTACGGCCTCGACACCCTCGGCCTGGTCGCCGCCGCCCCCCTGTCCACGCTCCAGCGCCTGATCGGCGCGAAGGCCGGCCGCGAGCTGCGCGAGAAGGCGGGCGGCATCGACCGGGGCCGGGTGGTGCCGAACGCAGTGTCGCGCTCGCTGGCCACCGAACGTCCCTTCACCCGCGACGAGCTGGACCCCGGCCGGCACCGCCGCGCCCTGCTCTCGGCCGCCGAGGAACTGGGCTCCCGGCTGCGCGCCCTGGACAAGGTCTGCCGCACCCTGACCCTCACCGTCCGCTACGCCGACCGCTCTTCGACGACCCGCAGCCGCACCCTGAAGGAGCCGACGGCCCACTCACCGGCGCTGACCAGGGCGGCGTACGACATGTACGAGGCCCTCGGCCTCCAGCGCGCCCGCGTCCGCGCCCTCGCCCTGCGCGCCGAGGGCCTCGACCCCGCCGAGCAGGCCTCCTACCAGCTCACGTTCGACCCGCTCGACGAGAAGGCCCGCCGCATCGAGGAGGTCGCGGACCGCGCGCGAGCGAAGTTCGGGCCGCATGCGGTGATGCCGGGGTCGCTGGCCGCCTGA
- a CDS encoding GNAT family N-acetyltransferase, with amino-acid sequence MTDEGIRPAVAADVPAVKAVTDAAYHHYIERIGRVPQPMERDHAANVSDGKVFVTEEPGTGRVVGLVVVEAYEDHLYLDNIAVHPDAQGQGVGRRLLHFVDAHARALRLPEVRLYTNALMWENQKIYPKYGYEVIERRVEGPYDRIHYRKRLD; translated from the coding sequence ATGACCGATGAGGGAATCCGGCCCGCCGTCGCCGCCGACGTGCCGGCCGTCAAAGCCGTCACCGATGCCGCCTACCACCACTACATCGAGCGGATCGGCAGGGTTCCGCAGCCCATGGAGCGGGACCACGCGGCAAACGTGTCCGACGGGAAGGTGTTCGTCACGGAGGAACCCGGCACGGGGCGCGTGGTCGGGCTCGTCGTGGTCGAGGCGTACGAGGATCACCTGTACCTCGACAACATCGCCGTCCACCCGGACGCCCAAGGGCAGGGCGTGGGGCGGCGGCTGCTGCACTTCGTGGACGCACACGCGCGTGCGCTGCGTCTGCCCGAGGTCAGGCTCTACACGAACGCGCTGATGTGGGAGAACCAGAAGATCTACCCGAAGTACGGCTACGAGGTCATCGAGCGTCGCGTGGAAGGGCCGTACGACCGCATCCACTACCGCAAGCGGCTCGACTGA